The Paenibacillus uliginis N3/975 genome has a window encoding:
- a CDS encoding Maf family protein codes for MKEKALGHIILASTSPRRQELIASLRLPFEIMPSDANEDTPFGWEPSMVVETLSLRKADAVYRKLSESDSNAIIVGSDTIVVLEGDILGKPMDDKDAVRMLSVLQGRTHQVYTGVACVDALTGQSIVRHRITSVSMKPLNDEQIMSYVRSGEPADKAGAYAIQGLGAAIVNSIEGDYFNVVGLPISLLSDMLSEMGMDVLS; via the coding sequence GTGAAAGAGAAGGCATTAGGGCACATCATACTGGCGTCAACTTCTCCACGGCGTCAAGAATTAATAGCTTCACTTCGGTTACCATTTGAGATCATGCCGAGTGATGCCAATGAAGACACACCCTTCGGCTGGGAACCCAGCATGGTTGTAGAGACCCTTTCGCTGCGCAAGGCAGATGCAGTGTACCGGAAGCTGTCCGAATCGGACAGTAATGCAATCATCGTGGGGAGTGACACGATTGTCGTACTAGAGGGTGATATACTTGGGAAACCGATGGATGATAAAGATGCCGTACGAATGCTTTCCGTGCTTCAGGGGCGTACTCATCAGGTGTATACAGGCGTAGCCTGCGTGGATGCCTTGACCGGACAGAGTATTGTTCGCCACCGGATAACGTCTGTAAGCATGAAGCCGTTAAACGATGAACAGATCATGTCCTATGTACGGAGCGGCGAACCTGCCGACAAAGCCGGCGCTTATGCCATTCAAGGCCTCGGTGCTGCTATTGTGAACAGCATTGAGGGTGACTACTTCAATGTCGTAGGGCTGCCGATATCCTTGCTTAGTGATATGCTTTCAGAGATGGGAATGGATGTATTATCTTAA
- the radC gene encoding RadC family protein, which produces MESPALLLRDIPHEERPRERMMSYGASALSHAELLAILLRTGTRQESAIHVAQRILKQVGSIRQLVDLSIEELTQIKGIGIAKAVQLKAGIELGRRLVSSRHMEPVIIRSPRDAAELLSEQLRYLQKEHFVCLFLNTKNHVIAQETLSMGSLNASIVHPREVFRAAIKCSSASLVCAHNHPSGDPTPSPEDISLTSRLVEAGDIIGIDVLDHLIIGDGAFVSLKERGLM; this is translated from the coding sequence ATGGAGTCGCCCGCACTTCTGCTGCGCGACATCCCCCATGAAGAACGACCAAGAGAGCGCATGATGTCTTATGGGGCGAGCGCCTTGAGTCATGCTGAGCTGCTAGCGATATTATTAAGGACGGGAACTAGACAAGAATCCGCCATTCACGTGGCACAACGGATCTTGAAGCAGGTAGGCAGTATCCGTCAACTCGTTGACCTCAGCATTGAAGAATTAACACAGATTAAAGGAATCGGAATCGCTAAAGCCGTACAGCTGAAGGCGGGTATCGAACTCGGACGACGATTGGTCAGTTCGAGACATATGGAGCCGGTGATTATACGCAGTCCGCGTGATGCCGCGGAACTGTTGAGCGAACAGCTGCGCTATCTCCAGAAAGAGCATTTTGTTTGTCTTTTTTTAAATACGAAAAATCACGTCATAGCCCAAGAAACGCTTTCCATGGGAAGCCTTAATGCCTCCATTGTTCATCCTCGCGAGGTGTTTAGAGCCGCAATCAAATGCAGTAGTGCGTCTTTGGTTTGTGCACACAACCACCCAAGCGGTGATCCTACACCGAGTCCAGAAGACATATCCCTGACCTCCCGTTTGGTAGAAGCTGGGGATATTATTGGAATTGATGTATTGGACCATTTGATTATTGGAGATGGAGCGTTTGTAAGTTTGAAGGAACGGGGCCTGATGTAA
- a CDS encoding rod shape-determining protein yields the protein MFGGFTKDLGIDLGTANTLVYVRGKGIVVREPSVVALRTDTKTIEAVGESAKKMIGRTPGNIRAIRPMKDGVIADFDTTATMIKYFLRQAQKQRSVFPRHPNVMVCVPSGITAVEQRAVEDATKQAGAREAYTIEEPFAAAIGADLPVWEPTGSMVVDIGGGTTEVAVISLGGIVTSRSVRVAGDEMDDSIISYIKRQYNLMIGERTSEQLKMEVGSAMPLETVETMEIRGRDLVTGLPKTITITSDEISEALADTINAIVDAVKVTLEKCPPELAADIMDRGIVLTGGGALLRNLDKLLAEETGMPVIVAENPLDCVAIGTGKALDNIHLFKSRSSSAVRSKR from the coding sequence ATGTTTGGTGGTTTCACGAAAGATTTAGGAATTGATTTGGGGACGGCTAATACACTTGTCTATGTCCGTGGAAAAGGAATTGTCGTTAGAGAGCCCTCTGTGGTAGCTCTGCGTACCGATACAAAAACGATTGAGGCGGTTGGTGAATCCGCGAAGAAGATGATTGGGCGTACACCAGGCAACATTCGTGCGATTCGTCCGATGAAGGACGGCGTTATTGCCGACTTTGATACAACCGCAACCATGATTAAATATTTTTTACGTCAGGCGCAGAAGCAGCGTTCCGTATTTCCACGTCATCCGAACGTAATGGTATGTGTACCATCAGGCATTACTGCGGTGGAGCAGCGCGCTGTGGAGGACGCTACGAAGCAGGCGGGAGCTCGTGAAGCATACACGATTGAGGAGCCTTTTGCAGCAGCAATCGGTGCAGATCTTCCTGTTTGGGAGCCGACTGGCAGCATGGTCGTTGATATCGGCGGTGGTACTACAGAGGTTGCCGTAATTTCACTTGGCGGAATCGTTACAAGTCGTTCCGTACGTGTGGCCGGAGATGAAATGGATGATTCCATCATTTCTTATATCAAGCGCCAGTACAACCTGATGATCGGGGAGCGTACCTCTGAGCAATTGAAGATGGAAGTGGGATCTGCGATGCCGCTTGAAACGGTGGAGACGATGGAAATCCGGGGCCGTGATCTGGTAACAGGTTTGCCTAAGACGATTACAATCACTTCCGATGAAATTAGCGAAGCTTTGGCAGATACCATTAATGCCATTGTGGACGCTGTGAAAGTAACGCTTGAGAAATGTCCACCGGAACTGGCCGCCGACATTATGGACCGCGGAATTGTACTGACCGGAGGCGGAGCGCTATTGCGTAACTTGGACAAACTGCTTGCTGAAGAGACAGGTATGCCTGTCATTGTAGCTGAAAATCCGCTGGATTGTGTAGCGATTGGTACGGGGAAAGCGCTCGATAATATTCATCTGTTTAAATCCCGCAGCAGCTCTGCCGTCCGTTCGAAACGGTAG
- a CDS encoding DUF4321 domain-containing protein: MKKNAGVLILFILLGWLTGTWIAKLLLPVKALSFLTTSTTLKWSPEANLDIINYDINIEFKLCLLGLIGMITAVWLYRRL, from the coding sequence ATGAAGAAAAACGCAGGAGTGCTTATCTTGTTTATACTGCTGGGGTGGCTAACCGGAACTTGGATTGCAAAATTGCTGCTGCCTGTCAAAGCTCTTTCTTTTCTAACTACTTCTACAACATTGAAGTGGTCGCCCGAAGCTAATTTGGACATCATAAATTATGACATTAACATTGAATTCAAACTTTGCCTGCTGGGCTTGATCGGAATGATTACGGCGGTTTGGCTGTATCGCAGGCTCTAA
- the mreD gene encoding rod shape-determining protein MreD — MKRHQVLILLLFLLFILQGTVGFWLTPSSLQGKITPNFMYVAILFATIYHHRHTGLVLGLVFGMLHDVVYYGEMIGTYSFAMGVSAYIMGLLFKTPRAPLPVMMTVVILGSLLLDSTLFGIYKLFRINPDSYNWALLNHMLPNLLIHFAFALMIYVPLRKQFELLAKAPKRSKAS, encoded by the coding sequence ATGAAGCGCCATCAGGTTTTGATTCTGCTGTTGTTTCTTTTGTTTATTTTACAGGGGACGGTAGGTTTTTGGCTTACGCCAAGCTCGCTGCAGGGCAAAATCACGCCTAACTTTATGTATGTTGCCATTCTGTTTGCGACCATATACCATCACCGTCACACCGGCCTTGTACTTGGCCTCGTGTTCGGGATGCTCCATGACGTAGTCTATTACGGTGAAATGATCGGTACGTACTCATTCGCAATGGGAGTATCGGCATATATAATGGGACTTTTATTTAAAACGCCGAGGGCTCCATTGCCGGTTATGATGACGGTAGTCATATTGGGCAGCTTACTGCTGGATAGCACGCTATTTGGGATCTATAAGTTATTCCGGATCAATCCGGATTCTTATAACTGGGCCCTGCTGAATCACATGCTTCCCAATCTTCTGATTCATTTTGCATTTGCCTTGATGATTTATGTACCTCTTCGGAAACAGTTTGAGCTGCTTGCCAAAGCTCCGAAGAGAAGCAAGGCTTCTTGA
- a CDS encoding bifunctional folylpolyglutamate synthase/dihydrofolate synthase — protein MGNHNGAVQSAPLLSYEEAVDWINGLIPFGIRPGLARIQALLERLGNPQRRLKFIHVAGTNGKGSTCAYLTKVLLQSGYDVGTFTSPYITKFTNRFQFNGEDISEETLLKLANRLHPLVQEIAETELGSPTMFEVSTALAILYYAVDSIPDVVVWETGLGGRMDVTNVVHPVISVITNIGMDHTDILGETVVEIASEKAGIIKPGVPVVSTVTQPEAIKVLKDTAERNRSTLYLAGEQFSYERTGGDEEGQTFHFSGPFRHLDIGISMQGEHQCANAACAIMSLEVLRHYMAFVIEDEHIQEGFHDTKWAGRLEQVSSSPRIIVDGAHNPEGAESLANSLPNIYKYQNLNLMMGMLANKHHETYLKHILPIVDTLILTEPDFRRKMDAKALGDIVEQIKEKHAKHTLQIIIEPDWKNALELLKSRTEAEDLGVVSGTLYLIADVRSNLLGLSDSEKGW, from the coding sequence ATGGGTAACCATAATGGGGCTGTTCAGTCAGCCCCTCTACTAAGTTATGAAGAAGCAGTAGATTGGATTAACGGACTGATACCGTTCGGTATCCGGCCTGGTTTGGCACGTATTCAAGCATTGCTTGAACGGCTGGGAAACCCGCAGCGACGTCTAAAGTTCATTCATGTTGCAGGCACGAATGGTAAAGGGTCGACCTGTGCTTATTTGACCAAGGTTCTTCTGCAAAGTGGATACGATGTTGGAACCTTTACGTCTCCTTACATTACGAAATTTACTAATCGGTTTCAGTTTAATGGGGAAGATATCTCTGAGGAGACATTGCTTAAGCTGGCAAACCGATTGCATCCGCTCGTTCAGGAAATTGCAGAAACGGAGCTTGGTTCTCCGACAATGTTTGAGGTATCTACGGCCCTTGCCATTTTGTATTATGCTGTTGATAGTATCCCGGATGTTGTCGTGTGGGAAACGGGCCTTGGTGGAAGGATGGACGTGACAAATGTTGTACATCCGGTCATTTCAGTAATCACCAATATTGGTATGGATCATACGGATATTTTAGGAGAGACCGTCGTAGAGATTGCCTCGGAAAAAGCGGGAATTATTAAGCCAGGTGTACCTGTTGTCAGCACGGTGACTCAGCCTGAAGCAATCAAAGTGTTGAAGGACACAGCTGAGCGGAACCGTTCGACACTGTATCTGGCAGGCGAGCAATTCTCTTATGAGCGGACGGGGGGCGATGAAGAGGGGCAGACTTTCCACTTCTCGGGACCATTCCGCCATCTGGATATTGGCATTAGTATGCAGGGTGAGCATCAATGTGCGAATGCAGCCTGTGCAATAATGAGTCTTGAAGTGCTTCGTCATTATATGGCTTTTGTCATTGAGGATGAACATATCCAAGAGGGATTTCATGATACCAAGTGGGCTGGAAGATTGGAGCAGGTAAGCTCCTCTCCCCGGATTATTGTCGACGGGGCCCATAACCCGGAGGGGGCCGAATCCTTGGCCAATAGCCTTCCGAACATTTATAAATACCAGAATCTGAACTTAATGATGGGAATGCTGGCAAATAAGCATCATGAAACGTATTTGAAGCATATACTGCCTATAGTGGATACGCTTATCCTGACCGAACCGGATTTTCGGAGAAAAATGGACGCCAAGGCGTTAGGTGACATCGTAGAGCAGATAAAAGAGAAACACGCCAAACATACGCTGCAAATCATCATAGAACCAGACTGGAAAAACGCACTTGAATTGTTGAAGTCACGGACGGAAGCGGAGGATCTTGGGGTGGTGTCGGGCACGTTATATCTGATTGCCGACGTGCGTTCCAACCTCCTGGGCCTTTCCGATTCTGAAAAAGGTTGGTGA
- the minC gene encoding septum site-determining protein MinC, with protein sequence MAVKSNHVTIKGIKDGLVFLLDDQCELEELLSELRYKLEHSHQNILTGPIIHVDVKLGSRRISEEEKQSILDILKQKGNLLIRTVESPPPEPEDEVVSGPVVKTGMVRSGQVLHHKGDLLFLGDVNPGGTITATGDIYILGALRGTAHAGIEGNEDAIIAASYLAPTQLRISDMISRPPDEWETRETVMEFAYLQNGSMQIDKISNIVRLGRDFNVFKGV encoded by the coding sequence ATGGCTGTAAAATCCAATCATGTAACGATTAAGGGCATCAAAGATGGCCTGGTATTCCTGCTTGACGATCAATGTGAGTTAGAAGAACTGCTCAGCGAGCTTCGCTATAAACTTGAGCATAGTCATCAAAATATTTTGACCGGACCTATTATTCATGTGGATGTTAAACTGGGATCTCGGCGTATTTCCGAAGAAGAGAAGCAGTCTATTCTTGACATACTGAAGCAGAAGGGGAATCTGCTGATACGCACAGTGGAATCGCCGCCCCCCGAGCCGGAAGATGAGGTAGTATCAGGTCCGGTCGTTAAAACTGGCATGGTCCGATCCGGACAAGTTCTGCACCACAAAGGAGATTTGCTCTTCTTGGGTGATGTAAACCCTGGTGGGACGATTACGGCAACTGGAGATATATACATACTGGGTGCTCTTCGTGGAACGGCACATGCCGGCATCGAGGGAAATGAGGATGCAATTATCGCTGCCTCGTATCTAGCTCCCACCCAGCTTCGTATTTCAGATATGATCAGCAGACCGCCGGATGAGTGGGAAACACGGGAAACGGTCATGGAGTTTGCGTATTTGCAAAACGGAAGTATGCAGATAGACAAGATCAGTAACATTGTTCGATTGGGCCGGGATTTTAATGTGTTTAAAGGGGTGTAG
- the mreC gene encoding rod shape-determining protein MreC, with product MLIGLVTFIALMGFTLGPRMGLSWPEKFMRDTVGFVQGVFYKPASYIAGFFEDVRDMKEVYEENERLKKAVAQYARESAEYNLIKNDNKVLKDNLKFTEAQKQRYEYDYRPANVLSVNQDPNNHTLVIDLGAKDGARLNMSVTSVEGMVGVISHVGNFTSTVKLLTTLDPQDAKRQQIAATVSNKDTFGIIESYDKKTKMLKMTRIPEDDPVKVKDLIVSSGNGGVIPRGMIIGTVESVEVGEFGLNKTATIKPAASFQDWKTLLVVFTPEEPKG from the coding sequence ATGCTGATCGGGCTGGTAACGTTTATTGCACTTATGGGATTTACGCTTGGTCCACGGATGGGGTTATCCTGGCCAGAGAAGTTTATGAGGGATACAGTAGGTTTTGTACAAGGTGTTTTTTACAAGCCCGCTTCTTACATAGCGGGCTTCTTTGAAGATGTGCGTGACATGAAAGAAGTGTATGAAGAGAACGAACGTCTGAAGAAGGCTGTGGCGCAGTATGCGCGTGAGAGCGCAGAGTACAATCTTATCAAGAATGATAATAAAGTTTTAAAGGATAATCTTAAGTTTACAGAAGCTCAAAAGCAAAGGTACGAGTATGATTACCGTCCGGCTAATGTGTTAAGTGTGAATCAGGATCCGAACAACCATACGTTGGTCATCGATTTGGGAGCCAAGGACGGAGCCCGCCTAAACATGTCCGTTACCTCTGTCGAGGGTATGGTCGGGGTTATAAGCCATGTCGGTAATTTCACCTCTACCGTAAAACTGCTGACGACGCTTGATCCACAGGACGCTAAGCGACAGCAGATCGCAGCTACCGTCTCTAACAAGGACACGTTTGGAATTATTGAAAGTTACGACAAGAAGACGAAAATGCTGAAAATGACCCGGATTCCGGAGGACGATCCAGTCAAAGTAAAAGATTTGATCGTTTCATCTGGTAACGGAGGGGTTATCCCGCGTGGGATGATTATCGGTACGGTTGAGAGTGTCGAGGTCGGGGAATTCGGTCTGAACAAAACGGCCACCATTAAACCGGCTGCCAGTTTCCAGGATTGGAAAACACTTCTTGTCGTGTTCACGCCTGAGGAGCCTAAAGGATGA
- a CDS encoding SPOR domain-containing protein has product MNKARMTIRFDRETPNGQDSGNKREVHTRSRLQPDIGKGSVSDDFEQGFFREEVQSPSYQEVGDEDFRVIPLPVELLDNRNPNLNINQNNRFENFRVNGRLASEKRRMEQQYDHERYEDEWSYGRPERPYIENVNSEYPEIDEYSSEHDFIHDSLDGKNRDQSYLSVEQVPSNTRNDYGYYRSKKPNSVWKLAGSITGAIVTGLLFGTVVLSMFNGGDSGENYTTIESSQGTGILHPENAVVNGEINDQKAASVSVSIPQQTFYMLQYGVFSTAERAEQAKGELTQSGIAAFGDSSAENRVYAGVSPDREQAKLLSSQLKGEGVELYVREIVLPGAQSAVFAGEAAALDIFFEVSGDLAANLSSLSASLLGQETPGPVDEETMKTITGLHLQWTEAVKLISPGMSLETGASLKTMEQEMSGAITALTEYNKNRSKGHLWEIQAGMMNYIMSQRKLVESF; this is encoded by the coding sequence ATGAACAAAGCGCGTATGACAATAAGGTTTGACCGTGAAACTCCCAATGGACAAGACAGCGGAAATAAAAGAGAAGTACATACCAGGTCCCGCCTGCAGCCTGACATTGGTAAGGGGAGTGTAAGCGATGACTTTGAGCAGGGCTTTTTCCGGGAAGAAGTACAGTCACCTTCATACCAAGAGGTAGGAGATGAGGATTTCCGTGTTATACCGCTGCCTGTTGAATTGCTGGATAATCGTAATCCAAATCTTAATATTAATCAAAACAATCGCTTTGAGAATTTCCGTGTTAATGGTCGCTTGGCATCGGAGAAACGGCGAATGGAGCAACAGTACGACCATGAGCGTTATGAGGATGAGTGGAGCTACGGTAGACCGGAACGGCCTTACATTGAGAATGTGAATTCAGAATATCCCGAGATCGATGAGTATTCGTCAGAACATGATTTTATTCATGATTCGCTCGATGGTAAGAACAGAGATCAGTCATACCTGTCAGTTGAACAAGTTCCCTCTAACACCAGGAATGATTACGGATACTATCGCTCTAAGAAACCAAACTCTGTGTGGAAGCTTGCAGGGTCTATTACAGGTGCGATTGTCACGGGACTGCTGTTTGGAACGGTTGTATTGTCGATGTTTAACGGCGGGGATTCCGGTGAGAATTACACAACCATAGAGAGTAGCCAAGGGACGGGAATTTTACATCCAGAAAATGCAGTTGTAAACGGGGAGATTAACGATCAGAAAGCAGCATCTGTATCTGTTTCGATCCCTCAGCAGACCTTCTACATGCTACAGTATGGCGTTTTCAGCACAGCAGAAAGAGCAGAGCAGGCTAAGGGTGAACTGACTCAATCCGGTATTGCGGCCTTTGGAGATTCCTCTGCGGAGAATCGCGTATACGCCGGTGTGTCACCGGATCGAGAGCAGGCGAAACTGCTTAGCAGTCAGTTAAAAGGTGAAGGTGTTGAGCTTTATGTCCGGGAGATCGTATTACCTGGTGCTCAATCTGCTGTATTTGCCGGGGAGGCTGCCGCGCTTGACATTTTCTTTGAAGTGAGTGGTGATCTGGCGGCTAACCTCAGCTCTCTATCAGCATCCTTATTGGGTCAGGAAACCCCCGGACCAGTGGACGAAGAGACCATGAAGACGATTACTGGTCTTCATCTTCAGTGGACAGAAGCAGTAAAGCTTATATCTCCTGGAATGAGTCTGGAGACAGGGGCAAGCCTTAAAACTATGGAGCAGGAAATGAGCGGAGCTATTACAGCGTTGACAGAATACAACAAAAATCGATCCAAGGGGCATTTGTGGGAAATTCAAGCAGGAATGATGAACTACATCATGAGTCAAAGGAAGCTTGTGGAAAGCTTCTAG
- the murC gene encoding UDP-N-acetylmuramate--L-alanine ligase, with translation MNTSEHVHFIGIGGYGMSAIARVMLEMGYKVTGSDVASQELTEKLAAKGAKIYIGHTAEQVQGADLVVYSTALSRDNVERVAAEQQNIPVLHRAQMLARLLNEGKGVAVAGAHGKTTTSSMIALVMEECGVDPTFIIGGEIMNVGTNAKAGQGEYVVAEADESDGSFLQYHPWLGVVLNIEADHLENYDGDFDRLKAAYVQFLTQTREDGTAVVCADDQNIQAILPELNRVEVTTYGIHADAEYMASDLVLGDRHVSFTMSHKGQVLGTVELSVPGKHNVYNAMATVITCLKAGVPFEDIVKGIFKFNGAKRRFQVLGETDDILVIDDYAHHPTEIEATISAAKATGKRIIAVFQPQRYSRTFFLLDAFSRAFGEADEVIITDIYSPAGEKQIEGISSARLVELIVENSNAGARYLPSKEEVLHDLKGRVKPGDLVLTMGAGDIWKVGAALAQSLKENK, from the coding sequence TTGAATACTTCAGAACATGTTCATTTTATAGGAATTGGCGGCTACGGTATGAGCGCTATTGCAAGAGTTATGCTGGAAATGGGATACAAGGTCACGGGTTCTGACGTGGCATCCCAGGAATTGACGGAGAAATTGGCGGCTAAAGGCGCCAAAATATATATTGGCCACACAGCAGAGCAGGTACAAGGGGCTGATCTGGTCGTATATTCGACAGCCTTGTCCAGAGATAACGTGGAGCGGGTAGCTGCGGAACAGCAGAACATCCCGGTTCTTCATCGTGCTCAGATGCTAGCAAGACTGCTGAATGAAGGTAAGGGTGTTGCCGTAGCGGGAGCCCATGGCAAAACGACGACTTCTTCTATGATCGCGCTCGTTATGGAGGAGTGCGGAGTCGATCCGACCTTTATTATTGGTGGAGAGATTATGAATGTCGGTACGAATGCCAAGGCGGGCCAAGGCGAGTATGTGGTAGCCGAAGCAGATGAGAGTGACGGTTCATTCCTGCAATATCACCCGTGGCTTGGTGTCGTTTTAAACATAGAAGCCGATCACTTGGAGAACTATGATGGTGATTTTGATCGTTTAAAGGCAGCTTATGTGCAGTTCCTGACTCAAACCAGAGAAGACGGCACTGCGGTTGTATGTGCGGACGATCAGAACATACAAGCTATACTGCCGGAGCTCAATCGTGTAGAAGTGACCACTTATGGAATTCATGCCGACGCGGAATATATGGCCAGCGATCTGGTACTTGGAGATCGTCATGTTTCCTTTACGATGTCTCATAAGGGGCAGGTTTTGGGAACAGTTGAGCTGTCGGTTCCGGGGAAACATAACGTGTATAACGCGATGGCTACAGTGATAACCTGTTTAAAGGCTGGCGTACCGTTTGAAGATATCGTAAAAGGTATCTTCAAATTTAACGGAGCCAAGCGCCGCTTTCAGGTGCTGGGCGAAACGGATGATATACTCGTGATTGACGATTATGCCCATCATCCCACTGAAATCGAAGCTACAATCAGTGCAGCTAAAGCGACCGGAAAACGCATCATTGCTGTGTTTCAGCCGCAGCGTTACTCCAGAACCTTTTTCTTGCTTGATGCATTTAGCCGTGCTTTCGGGGAGGCAGATGAAGTAATTATCACAGATATTTATTCACCGGCTGGCGAGAAACAGATTGAAGGCATAAGCTCTGCCAGATTGGTGGAATTGATTGTAGAGAACAGCAACGCAGGAGCAAGATACCTTCCTTCCAAAGAAGAAGTTCTTCATGACCTAAAAGGACGAGTGAAACCAGGTGATCTTGTCTTGACTATGGGTGCGGGGGACATTTGGAAAGTTGGGGCTGCATTGGCGCAATCCTTGAAAGAAAACAAGTAA
- the minD gene encoding septum site-determining protein MinD, producing MGEAIVITSGKGGVGKTTTSANIGTALALLGKKVCLVDTDIGLRNLDVVMGLENRIIYDLCDVAEGRCRLNQALIKDKRFDELYMLPAAQTKDKNAISPDQVKDIVLELKKDYEYIVIDCPAGIEQGFKNAIAGADKAIVVTTPENAAVRDADRIIGLLESSHVESPKLVVNRIRPNMVKSGDMLEIEDVLQVLNIDLIGIVPDDEMVIKAANLGEPTVMNPDSPAAIAYRNIARRILGDTVPLMQIHQKKGMFTKFKKFFGMG from the coding sequence ATGGGAGAGGCAATCGTCATAACATCAGGCAAAGGCGGAGTCGGAAAAACGACTACTTCGGCGAACATCGGCACGGCTCTGGCACTTCTGGGCAAAAAAGTGTGTCTGGTAGACACCGATATCGGTCTTCGTAATCTCGACGTAGTTATGGGTCTGGAAAACCGAATCATTTATGACCTGTGCGACGTCGCCGAAGGGCGCTGCCGTCTCAATCAGGCGCTTATCAAGGATAAACGCTTTGACGAGCTTTATATGCTGCCTGCTGCCCAAACCAAGGACAAGAACGCCATTTCGCCTGATCAGGTGAAGGATATTGTCCTGGAACTGAAGAAGGACTACGAATACATTGTTATCGATTGTCCTGCAGGAATTGAGCAGGGATTTAAGAACGCCATTGCCGGGGCGGACAAGGCTATCGTGGTAACCACACCGGAGAATGCTGCAGTGCGTGACGCTGATCGTATAATCGGATTGCTCGAGAGCTCCCATGTGGAATCTCCGAAGCTAGTGGTTAACCGGATTCGTCCGAACATGGTTAAGTCAGGTGATATGTTAGAGATCGAAGATGTACTGCAAGTGCTGAATATTGATCTGATCGGTATCGTTCCAGACGATGAGATGGTGATCAAGGCAGCGAACCTTGGAGAGCCGACGGTTATGAACCCAGATTCTCCAGCGGCTATAGCTTATAGAAACATTGCTCGCCGTATTCTAGGGGATACCGTTCCACTAATGCAGATTCATCAGAAAAAAGGGATGTTTACAAAGTTCAAG